The genomic window ACCCCGCATATGGACCGCCTGTTCATGGAAGGCGCCGGCGGACGCCGCCGCTTTCTTGATCGCATGGTCCTTGGATTTGATGCGGGGCACTCTTCGCGTGTGACGTCCTATGAAAAAGCCATGCGTGAGCGCACCCGGCTCCTGGGCGAAGACAACTGGGACGCCTCGTGGCTATCGGCCCTTGAAGCTCAGATGGCGGAACACGGCATCGCAATTGCGCTCGCCCGTTCCCATATCATTGGGCAACTGGCAGCCGCCATTGCCGAGCATGACGGCCCAAGCGACACCGCCTTTCCCAAGGCCGATGTGGCGCTGGCATCAGGCTTTGCAGATGGCGTGGACGACACCCTGAATTCAGCGCCGTCGGTTGATATAGAGGATGCGTTCGCCAAGCGGCTGGCGTCCTCGCGCGGCAGAGATGCGGCGGCGGGCCGGGCCCTTGAAGGGCCACATCGCGCAGACATGCTGGTGCGCCATGCGCCCAAAAACATGGATGCGCAGGCTTGTTCCACGGGCGAGCAAAAGGCGCTGCTGATCGGCCTCGTGCTCGCCAATGCGCGCCTGCACTGTGCAAGCTTTGGCGCGCCGCCTTTGCTGCTGCTGGACGAGGTGGCCGCCCATTTGGATGCCCGCCGTCGTGCGGCCCTGTTCGATGAGCTTGAGCGCTTGGGCGCGCAGGCGTGGATGACGGGAACAGATGCAAGCCTGTTTGAAAATCTGGGCGATCGCGCACAGCTTTTTAACGTGGCTCAT from Candidatus Phaeomarinobacter ectocarpi includes these protein-coding regions:
- the recF gene encoding DNA replication/repair protein RecF (All proteins in this family for which functions are known are DNA-binding proteins that assist the filamentation of RecA onto DNA for the initiation of recombination or recombinational repair.), which produces MTAPTPESQGSVASARLAVLRLVVTGFRNHARTALALDARCVVLVGENGAGKTNILEAVSFLTPGRGLRGVRLSDVSTRDMSLGDDAPAEQPWGVAATILTPEGTVDLGTGIGHTNDGDKRIVKVDGAAKPSSGILGHYVRALWLTPHMDRLFMEGAGGRRRFLDRMVLGFDAGHSSRVTSYEKAMRERTRLLGEDNWDASWLSALEAQMAEHGIAIALARSHIIGQLAAAIAEHDGPSDTAFPKADVALASGFADGVDDTLNSAPSVDIEDAFAKRLASSRGRDAAAGRALEGPHRADMLVRHAPKNMDAQACSTGEQKALLIGLVLANARLHCASFGAPPLLLLDEVAAHLDARRRAALFDELERLGAQAWMTGTDASLFENLGDRAQLFNVAHGEITPHT